A single genomic interval of Coccidioides posadasii str. Silveira chromosome 1, complete sequence harbors:
- a CDS encoding uncharacterized protein (EggNog:ENOG410PJEG~COG:S), whose amino-acid sequence MAEEGNPAVPKTADSKDEVPQTAETTAKSPELSQADQDVQKPSKEGDDVAGHDQVAAPAEGKPEKTDTTSLETAEIAKPTESGSQEPGATSDNAEARTGADDQATGANGTPTSAKKSSKRKSIGVPEHRSKKMSKKKAVAPTTHLDAQPGEYYFARLRSWPPWPAIICDEEMLPQSLLATRPITTKQSDGTYTEHFKDGAKRVNERTFPVMFLHTNEFAWIPNTDLVPLDPEQCKNPEKAKGKGLLAAYQVASEGHDLQHFKDMLADHQRALQEDEEAREARAKAKQDKKKRKSMDLADEREDVEMADVGAEKPKATKKRKKDVESEGESDKPVKTPKTATKLKLTTPKAPASSETGKKGATAKATKSKGPGGRKAKQPPPASDEEEAEEAPKEPEPKVNPAEAKAKREKEIFYLRHRLQKGFLSRDQVPKEREMEAMSSYISRLDSYDDLEISIIRKTKISKVLKGIIKLADIPKESEYNFRGRSIDILKKWKHWDAPATERDGDKTSAENKAKPAANGVRDEMNGKGSSKDDVAAPDTDEAMPDADADESEKKAEEKEPTSSTAEEKIETEPMAA is encoded by the exons ATGGCCGAGGAGGGTAATCCAGCTGTCCCGAAGACCGCAGACTCGAAGGACGAGGTCCCCCAAACTGCAGAGACCACTGCCAAATCTCCAGAACTGTCGCAAGCCGATCAGGATGTTCAAAAGCCGTCGAAGGAAGGCGATGACGTGGCAG GCCATGATCAAGTCGCCGCTCCCGCCGAGGGCAAACCTGAGAAGACAGACACCACCTCCCTGGAAACCGCTGAAATAGCTAAACCCACTGAGTCGGGATCGCAAGAACCAGGAGCCACAAGTGATAATGCTGAAGCCAGGACTGGGGCGGACGATCAAGCGACGGGTGCCAATGGGACCCCCACATCCGCCAAAAAGTCGTCCAAGCGCAAGTCAATTGGCGTACCAGAGCATCGTTCCAAGAAAATGTCTAAAAAGAAGGCGGTGGCTCCCACTACCCATCTCGATGCGCAGCCAGGAGAATACTACTTTGCTCGTCTGCGAAGCTGGCCGCCATGGCCTGCGATTATCTGCGATGAGGAAATGTTACCTCAAAGCCTACTTGCTACACGCCCTATTACAACCAAACAGAGCGACGGCACATACACTGAACATTTCAAAGATGGAGCCAAGAGGGTCAATGAGCGGACGTTTCCAGTCATGTTCCTCCACACCAACGAATT TGCATGGATCCCGAATACTGACCTTGTGCCACTTGATCCAGAACAATGCAAGAACCCAGAGAAGGCCAAAGGCAAAGGCCTGCTTGCAGCTTATCAGGTCGCCTCCGAAGGCCATGATCTCCAGCATTTTAAGGATATGTTAGCAGATCACCAACGGGCATTGCAGGAAGATGAGGAAGCACGAGAGGCCCGAGCAAAAGCCAAACAAGATAAAAAAAAGCGAAAGAGCATGGATTTGGCGGATGAGCGTGAAGATGTGGAGATGGCAGATGTTGGTGCTGAGAAACCAAAAGCCACCAAGAAACGTAAGAAGGACGTTGAGAGCGAAGGAGAGAGCGACAAG CCCGTGAAGACTCCTAAGACAGCTACCAAGCTTAAGTTGACTACCCCCAAGGCGCCGGCCTCTAGCGAGACCGGCAAAAAGGGAGCTACTGCTAAAGCTACCAAGTCCAAGGGGCCCGGCGGcagaaaagcaaaacaaCCTCCTCCAGCCAGCGATGAAGAGGAGGCTGAAGAAGCCCCCAAGGAACCCGAACCGAAGGTTAATCCCGCAGAAGCCAAGgcgaaaagagagaaagaga TTTTCTACCTCCGTCATCGATTGCAAAAAGGGTTCCTCTCACGTGATCAGGTAccgaaagagagagaaatggAAGCCATGTCCAGCTATATCTCAAGGCTGGATTCCTATGACGACCTTGAAATCAGTATCATCCGAAAGACCAAGATTAGCAAGGTCCTCAAGGGCATCATCAAATTGGCTGATATTCCTAAGGAGTCGGAATACAATTTCCGCGGCCGGTCAATTgatattttgaagaagtgGAAGCACTGGGATGCACCCGCTACTGAGCGCGACGGGGACAAAACCTCGGCCGAAAATAAAGCAAAGCCCGCTGCCAACGGGGTTCGCGATGAAATGAACGGTAAAGGTAGCAGTAAAGATGATGTCGCTGCTCCTGACACCGATGAGGCTATGCCTGATGCAGATGCTGACGAGTCTGAAAAGAAGGCGGAAGAAAAGGAACCAACTTCCTCCACTGCTGAGGAGAAGATTGAAACTGAGCCTATGGCTGCTTAA
- a CDS encoding uncharacterized protein (EggNog:ENOG410PM2Q~COG:T~BUSCO:8134at33183): MAQYFYDLLYTFTDCMSCFPSSPQLKINSRSFKLLRLLGEGGFSYVYLVQDKSTSELFALKKIRCPFGQESVSQALKEVEAYTLFVDNSNIIHSIDHCVATESGSKFRSDGGDAGSKTVYILLPYYQNGNLQDAINANIVNHTQFPEKELMIIMLGVAKALKGMHQYRINSGATPAKKAKLVRQEGKAADAPRRKQMRKGSQIDDEDTEQEPLMDGEVTRNQEGMEEGDYRPYAHRDIKPGNIMLDDDGKTPILMDLGSMAPSPIAITSRSLAIAVQDTAAEHSTIPYRAPELFDVKTGSIIDTKADIWSFGCTLYACLVGKSPFEARSDETGGSLSMCILGGDWRFPDEKTGTVQGKSKVSPANGESDESSRERSAISREVKEVVRRCLRVEPSERPDIDELIEIIQQTIQALPGSTGV, translated from the exons ATGGCCCAATACTTCTACGACCTCCTTTATACCTTCACCGATTGCATGTCCTGCTTTCCGAGCTCCCCGCAGCTGAAGATCAATAGCCGGAGTTTCAAGCTTCTACGTTTACTCGGCGAG GGTGGATTTTCCTATGTTTACCTTGTCCAGGACAAGAGCACATCGGAGCTCTTCGCCCTTAAAAAGATCAGGTGCCCTTTCGGCCAAGAATCGGTATCCCAGGCACTGAAAGAAGTCGAAGCCTATACGTTATTCGTCGACAATAGTAATATCATTCATTCTATTGACCATTGCGTTGCGACCGAGTCAGGGTCGAAATTCCGTTCAGATGGAGGGGATGCAGGGTCTAAAACGGTCTACATTCTTCTGCCATATTACCAAAATGGAAACCTTCAGGATGCCATCAATGCAAACATTGTTAACCATACTCAGTTCCCCGAGAAGGAACTCATGATCATAATGCTGGGTGTGGCCAAGGCCCTGAAGGGTATGCATCAGTATCGGATTAACAGCGGCGCAACACCGGCCAAGAAGGCGAAGCTTGTTAGGCAAGAAGGAAAAGCGGCGGACGCACCAAGAAGGAAGCAAATGAGAAAAGGAAGCCAGATAGATGATGAAGATACAGAACAGGAGCCACTTATGGACGGCGAGGTCACCAGGAACCAGGAAGGAATGGAAGAAGGTGACTATCGGCCGTATGCCCATCGCGACATCAAGCCAG GAAACATTATGCTTGACGACGATGGTAAGACCCCCATTCTCATGGATTTGGGTTCAATGGCTCCCAGCCCAATCGCGATCACCTCTCGATCTCTCGCCATTGCTGTCCAGGACACGGCTGCCGAACATAGCACCATACCTTATCGCGCGCCTGAGCTATTTGACGTCAAGACTGGCTCTATTATCGATACCAAAGCGGATATATGGTCATTCGGCTGTACATTATATGCTTGCCTTGTCGGGAAAAGCCCTTTCGAGGCACGCAGTGACGAAACAGGGGGCAGCCTTAGTATGTGTATTCTGGGCGGAGATTGGAGATTCCCAGACGAGAAGACAGGCACTGTCCAAGGGAAAAGCAAAGTGTCCCCAGCGAACGGAGAATCGGACGAGTCATCAAGGGAGAGAAGCGCCATTAGCCGGGAGGTGAAAGAAGTCGTCCGGCGTTGTTTACGTGTAGAACCCTCTGAACGACCAGATATCGATGAACTAATCGAAATCATACAGCAGACTATTCAGGCGCTTCCTGGCAGTACCGGAGTGTGA
- a CDS encoding uncharacterized protein (EggNog:ENOG410PQ2W), producing MSTIVLSAESGSTILKGISAAASAFPTVKVLASLAAYGGALHPFIAAAGATAQFVSAYQNTQIAAVLRDIEQQLAVQNSLVAPGKFAKIVHAYIRSKAQETKDHEANNYYFLYHPDTDWHALFYELVQHKEPLPKNFYGMSDDLNGLCLWMRFIRRVIKKTRQDQVTFHLLMPSYRFYDIQEPVEFDDTLKPLYLHCEKHNSMPYVRINVPDSQRGMLRRVEVWERPAGVWEKVGLQKPPQRTVLGWAPSEADRAIRRSHIPRARKRDHAF from the coding sequence ATGTCAACCATAGTTCTTTCTGCAGAATCTGGAAGCACTATACTGAAGGGCATCAGCGCTGCCGCAAGCGCTTTCCCGACTGTCAAGGTCCTGGCTTCGCTCGCTGCCTATGGCGGTGCCCTGCACCCCTTTATCGCGGCTGCCGGTGCGACTGCGCAATTTGTTAGCGCATACCAGAACACGCAGATTGCCGCTGTCCTTAGGGATATCGAGCAACAGCTCGCGGTCCAGAACAGCCTTGTTGCTCCTGGAAAATTCGCGAAGATCGTACATGCGTACATTCGGTCGAAGGCACAGGAGACCAAAGACCACGAGGCCAACAACTACTACTTCCTGTACCACCCGGATACCGATTGGCACGCTCTGTTCTATGAGCTGGTGCAGCACAAAGAACCGCTTCCCAAAAATTTCTACGGCATGTCGGACGATTTGAACGGGCTCTGTCTATGGATGCGATTCATCCGGCGCGTCATAAAAAAGACCCGGCAGGATCAAGTGACGTTCCATCTTCTCATGCCCTCGTATCGATTTTATGATATCCAGGAGCCGGTCGAGTTCGACGACACCCTAAAGCCGCTGTACCTACATTGTGAGAAACACAACTCCATGCCGTATGTGAGGATAAATGTACCGGACAGCCAAAGGGGCATGCTACGGCGCGTCGAGGTCTGGGAGAGACCGGCGGGAGTTTGGGAAAAGGTAGGCTTACAAAAGCCTCCACAACGCACTGTTCTCGGGTGGGCGCCGAGCGAAGCAGACAGAGCGATTAGAAGGTCGCATATTCCGAGGGCTCGCAAGAGAGACCATGCTTTTTGA
- a CDS encoding uncharacterized protein (EggNog:ENOG410PJNV~COG:S~TransMembrane:7 (o6-24i119-139o196-216i251-269o323-340i370-395o407-429i)) translates to MGAGAFLEPLVVVTLLFGGTWINRERDVARSYSRNSGFPSSSRDSASSDQESDPQLSRLRTSGSKAPFAEGDLPRSHSPSLLTDQEHRWRKRNIGLFSWETEVITPNTAVFKNRLLSRLLHKFPFLVECWYWALVYWIYQLGRAFTAVTLQAGTVDVARRHALQIIELEERLHIFWEIGIQKYFLQRPLLLMWTNWVYSFIHIPGTIAFLVWLYYYNITRNRQQERWLDGMRGEIAGSPAGPALYQARRRTMAVCNLLAFVVFTLWPCMPPRLLSDENVEGPIGEIARSYGFVDTVHGTGGASSVWTQNRFCNQYAAMPSLHFGYSLMIGLTIMTIPLAPQHRRSGALSFPLSDTTYAGYKRCFPSWHRLACLIVGFAYPFTILVAIVATANHFILDAVAGAFVCGLGWWGNSILLNLLPIEDYFLWALRIHKPEHRILDVKDLLYNDVDDDIATPGARTR, encoded by the exons ATGGGTGCCGGGGCTTTCCTGGAACCTCTAGTGGTCGTGACCCTTCTCTTCGGTGGAACATGGATCAACCGCGAAAGGGACGTCGCGCGCTCATATTCGCGAAACAGCGGCTTTCCCAGCAGCTCCCGCGATAGCGCCTCCTCAGACCAAGAGTCGGATCCTCAGCTATCGAGACTACGCACCTCAGGTTCCAAAGCTCCCTTCGCTGAAGGTGACCTACCTCGCTCCCATTCACCCTCCCTGCTCACGGACCAGGAGCACCGATGGAGGAAGCGAAATATTGGCCTCTTCTCCTGGGAAACGGAGGTCATCACGCCTAACACAGCGGTTTTCAAGAACCGCCTGTTGAGCAGGCTCCTTCACAAGTTTCCATTCTTGGTGGAATGCTGGTACTGGGCCCTAGTGTATTGG ATATACCAGTTAGGGCGCGCCTTTACCGCTGTCACACTCCAGGCAGGCACTGTGGATGTAGCCAGGCGACATGCACTCCAGATTATTGAACTGGAGGAAAGGCTGCATATTTTCTGGGAGATTGGAATTCAGAAATACTTTCTGCAGCGGCCCTTGCTATTGATGTGGACCAATTGGGTATATTCTTTTATCCACATTCCCGGCACAATTGCATTCCTCGTCTGGCTCTATTACTACAATATCACCCGCAATCGCCAGCAGGAACGGTGGTTGGATGGAATGAGAGGAGAAATCGCCGGATCGCCCGCCGGTCCGGCGCTTTACCAGGCTCGAAGGCGGACCATGGCCGTCTGTAACCTGCTTGCCTTTGTCGTCTTCACCCTTTGGCCCTGCATGCCGCCCCGCCTGCTGAGCGATGAGAATGTGGAAGGCCCAATTGGCGAAATTGCCCGGAGCTATGGATTCGTTGACACGGTACATGGAACGGGTGGCGCGAGCAGTGTGTGGACGCAGAATAGATTTTGCAACCAGTACG CTGCGATGCCCTCCCTTCATTTTGGGTACTCTTTGATGATCGGCCTGACTATAATGACGATACCCTTGGCTCCTCAGCATCGTCGTTCAGGCGCCCTAAGTTTTCCCCTGTCCGACACAACATATGCAGGATATAAGCGTTGCTTTCCATCCTGGCATCGGTTGGCTTGTCTCATCGTTGGATTCGCGTACCCGTTCACAATCCTCGTGGCCATTGTGGCCACCGCTAATCATTTTATACTGGATGCGGTGGCAGGCGCCTTTGTCTGCGGCCTTGGATGGTGGGGAAACTCCATTTTGCTGAACCTGCTGCCGATCGAAGACTATTTCCTTTGGGCTCTGCGGATCCATAAGCCCGAGCACCGCATTCTCGACGTGAAAGACTTATTATATAATGATGTTGACGATGATATCGCAACCCCTGGCGCGCGTACGCGATAA
- a CDS encoding uncharacterized protein (EggNog:ENOG410PJEP~COG:Z~BUSCO:5494at33183) produces the protein MRKSPRIPAKMASVDDIQVGDLVNVPGGMYGTVKFVGTVAGKSGRFAGVELAPEHAGRGKNSGDVEGRYYFSTSVPGSGIFVPMNGKYVTPRPAGTPAKAVTTNFSRSVGPGVVNPTASLNRPKFRRPSLPRPESPRAPVATSPPKLSLSGLRTPSGFSKPTPTNGVPRTPHRAMRPSSRPPSRISVESNTPSIARRSELARTPAFDDQELMERIRYLEQQLQDRDRQLEDQATTLAEFQKSITELEGLDALQVRAQLREKNDKIAALTAEFDSHRADFRSTLDTLEVAASETERVYEKRIEELMQANRELQARGEDVETVARQLKQLEELVSELEEGLEDARRGEAEARGEVEFLRGEVERTRLELKQEKEKSIAVLKEASASPDGIHRPLSREIDQKDDEIRGLKAIIHSLSRGDPANHALLQQNGMSHGTRRAADHENDLASQLESRIRELEAHSEHKSYRIEELEHELERYQLSDYQPNRDRSGTITASPLNIQKNQTSAENTAGPTSSNHTHTLSDRTVVPNDWRESSSANNSGQYFSPTHSDDPHRLPTMHESDNHSSSTDEESAGWCEICETSGHDILTCTSMFSSSGNTGGKNDELVQNHPNNLTDERPSSSNAVDSSIPASSFDSSVGHTNDSSPSSRRTGRDVVLGGLKGIGGLPSSMAPVAGKASGVIDESKWCALCERDGHESIDCPFDD, from the coding sequence ATGAGGAAAAGTCCGCGAATCCCGGCGAAAATGGCCTCTGTCGACGACATCCAGGTCGGTGACCTCGTCAACGTGCCCGGCGGCATGTATGGGACGGTGAAATTCGTCGGTACCGTGGCAGGAAAATCCGGACGCTTTGCGGGCGTTGAGCTGGCGCCAGAACACGCGGGCAGAGGGAAAAACAGCGGCGACGTCGAAGGCCGATACTACTTCAGCACTTCCGTTCCAGGCTCCGGTATTTTTGTGCCTATGAATGGCAAATATGTCACCCCACGGCCGGCCGGGACGCCCGCAAAAGCTGTCACTACCAACTTCAGTCGTTCCGTCGGTCCTGGAGTGGTTAACCCTACGGCATCCCTGAATAGACCAAAATTCAGGCGACCCTCCTTGCCCCGTCCAGAGTCACCTAGAGCTCCCGTGGCAACGTCACCACCCAAATTAAGCCTCAGTGGACTGCGAACACCCTCTGGGTTCTCTAAACCTACCCCGACGAATGGAGTACCTCGAACACCGCATAGGGCTATGCGGCCTTCCAGTCGTCCCCCGTCGAGAATTAGCGTCGAGAGCAATACTCCATCGATTGCGAGACGAAGCGAATTGGCGCGAACCCCGGCATTTGACGATCAAGAGCTGATGGAGCGGATAAGATACTTAGAGCAGCAACTGCAGGACCGCGATAGACAACTGGAAGACCAGGCTACGACCCTGGCCGAGTTTCAAAAGAGTATCACAGAGCTTGAAGGCTTAGATGCGCTGCAAGTGCGCGCACAACTTCGCGAAAAGAACGATAAAATCGCTGCTCTTACAGCTGAGTTCGACAGCCATAGAGCAGATTTCAGAAGCACTTTAGATACTCTCGAAGTTGCCGCTTCAGAGACGGAGAGAGTATATGAAAAGCGAATTGAAGAGTTAATGCAAGCAAACCGCGAACTCCAAGCTCGTGGCGAAGATGTGGAGACCGTAGCCAGACAACTCAAACAGCTTGAAGAGCTTGTTTCCGAGCTAGAAGAAGGGCTTGAAGACGCTCGCAGAGGCGAAGCTGAGGCTAGAGGGGAGGTAGAGTTCCTTCGAGGCGAGGTCGAACGAACCAGACTCGAGTTGAaacaagagaaagagaaatccATTGCGGTCTTAAAAGAAGCGAGTGCGTCACCGGATGGGATCCATCGCCCTCTTTCAAGAGAGATTGACCAAAAAGATGACGAAATACGAGGCCTTAAGGCCATAATCCATTCACTTAGCCGTGGTGACCCTGCTAATCATGCCTTGCTTCAACAGAACGGAATGTCGCATGGAACCAGAAGGGCGGCCGACCACGAAAATGATCTCGCTTCCCAACTTGAAAGCCGCATCCGGGAGCTAGAAGCCCATTCTGAACACAAATCATATAGAATCGAGGAATTGGAGCATGAACTGGAAAGATACCAGCTCAGTGACTATCAACCAAACCGCGATCGAAGTGGCACGATCACAGCGAGTCCGCTGAATATACAAAAGAATCAGACCTCGGCTGAAAATACGGCTGGGCCGACCTCCTCTAATCATACGCATACCCTTTCTGATCGCACTGTCGTCCCTAACGACTGGCGTGAGTCTTCCTCGGCCAACAACAGCGGCCAATATTTTTCACCAACTCATTCCGATGATCCTCACCGATTGCCTACCATGCATGAATCCGACAACCACTCATCGAGCACAGACGAAGAAAGTGCCGGTTGGTGCGAGATTTGTGAAACCAGCGGGCATGATATCCTCACTTGCACCAGCATGTTTAGCTCATCCGGAAACACTGGAGGCAAGAATGACGAACTTGTCCAAAATCATCCTAATAACTTGACGGATGAGCGCCCCTCAAGTAGCAACGCCGTAGACTCTAGCATCCCGGCGTCAAGCTTTGACAGCAGCGTCGGGCACACAAATGATAGTAGCCCAAGCTCACGGAGAACGGGGCGAGATGTCGTCCTTGGGGGACTAAAGGGTATAGGGGGGTTGCCATCTTCAATGGCTCCAGTGGCGGGAAAAGCGTCCGGGGTCATCGATGAGTCTAAGTGGTGTGCATTGTGTGAGCGGGATGGACACGAAAGCATTGACTGCCCTTTTGACGACTAA
- the BNA1 gene encoding 3-hydroxyanthranilic acid dioxygenase (EggNog:ENOG410PNFY~COG:E~BUSCO:13306at33183) yields MLAPALNLPKWLEENSHLLQPPINNYCVYHPSAPATQGYTVMVVGGPNVRTDYHINPTPEFFYQHRGSMLLRTVDQSTSPPTFQDIPIHEGSLFLLPANTPHCPVRFADTVGVVLEVPRPENATDCMRWYCKGCGEIVWEKKFRCTDLGTQVKEVVEEFAADDEKRKCKACGSVRSVRYEDGEVVQPPRAPE; encoded by the exons ATGTTGGCTCCAGCGCTAAATTTGCCCAAATG GCTCGAGGAAAACTCCCACCTACTCCAGCCACCCATCAATAACTACTGCGTCTACCACCCCTCCGCCCCTGCAACCCAAGGCTATACGGTGATGGTCGTTGGAGGACCAAACGTCAGAACCGACTACCACATCAACCCCACCCCGGAATTTTTCTACCAGCATCGTGGCTCCATGCTGCTAAGGACGGTCGACCAGTCCACTTCCCCGCCCACCTTCCAGGACATCCCCATCCACGAGGGTTCCTTGTTCCTCTTGCCTGCTAACACGCCCCATTGTCCCGTGCGCTTTGCAGATACGGTGGGTGTGGTGCTAGAGGTGCCTCGACCGGAAAATGCCACGGACTGTATGCGTTGGTATTGTAAGGGGTGTGGAGAGATTGTCTGGGAGAAAAAGTTTCGCTGCACGGATTTGGGTACTCAGGTCAAAGAGGTGGTCGAGGAGTTCGCTGCTGATGATGAAAAGAGGAAATGCAAGGCATGTGGGTCTGTGAGGAGTGTGAGATATGAAGACGGGGAAGTCGTGCAGCCGCCTAGAGCACCAGAATAG
- a CDS encoding uncharacterized protein (EggNog:ENOG410PJNV~COG:S~TransMembrane:5 (o70-90i125-143o197-214i244-269o281-303i)): MLVLGPSVLGKIYQLGRAFTAVTLQAGTVDVARRHALQIIELEERLHIFWEIGIQKYFLQRPLLLMWTNWVYSFIHIPGTIAFLVWLYYYNITRNRQQERWLDGMRGEIAGSPAGPALYQARRRTMAVCNLLAFVVFTLWPCMPPRLLSDENVEGPIGEIARSYGFVDTVHGTGGASSVWTQNRFCNQYAAMPSLHFGYSLMIGLTIMTIPLAPQHRRSGALSFPLSDTTYAGYKRCFPSWHRLACLIVGFAYPFTILVAIVATANHFILDAVAGAFVCGLGWWGNSILLNLLPIEDYFLWALRIHKPEHRILDVKDLLYNDVDDDIATPGARTR; the protein is encoded by the exons ATGCTGGTACTGGGCCCTAGTGTATTGGGTAAG ATATACCAGTTAGGGCGCGCCTTTACCGCTGTCACACTCCAGGCAGGCACTGTGGATGTAGCCAGGCGACATGCACTCCAGATTATTGAACTGGAGGAAAGGCTGCATATTTTCTGGGAGATTGGAATTCAGAAATACTTTCTGCAGCGGCCCTTGCTATTGATGTGGACCAATTGGGTATATTCTTTTATCCACATTCCCGGCACAATTGCATTCCTCGTCTGGCTCTATTACTACAATATCACCCGCAATCGCCAGCAGGAACGGTGGTTGGATGGAATGAGAGGAGAAATCGCCGGATCGCCCGCCGGTCCGGCGCTTTACCAGGCTCGAAGGCGGACCATGGCCGTCTGTAACCTGCTTGCCTTTGTCGTCTTCACCCTTTGGCCCTGCATGCCGCCCCGCCTGCTGAGCGATGAGAATGTGGAAGGCCCAATTGGCGAAATTGCCCGGAGCTATGGATTCGTTGACACGGTACATGGAACGGGTGGCGCGAGCAGTGTGTGGACGCAGAATAGATTTTGCAACCAGTACG CTGCGATGCCCTCCCTTCATTTTGGGTACTCTTTGATGATCGGCCTGACTATAATGACGATACCCTTGGCTCCTCAGCATCGTCGTTCAGGCGCCCTAAGTTTTCCCCTGTCCGACACAACATATGCAGGATATAAGCGTTGCTTTCCATCCTGGCATCGGTTGGCTTGTCTCATCGTTGGATTCGCGTACCCGTTCACAATCCTCGTGGCCATTGTGGCCACCGCTAATCATTTTATACTGGATGCGGTGGCAGGCGCCTTTGTCTGCGGCCTTGGATGGTGGGGAAACTCCATTTTGCTGAACCTGCTGCCGATCGAAGACTATTTCCTTTGGGCTCTGCGGATCCATAAGCCCGAGCACCGCATTCTCGACGTGAAAGACTTATTATATAATGATGTTGACGATGATATCGCAACCCCTGGCGCGCGTACGCGATAA
- a CDS encoding uncharacterized protein (BUSCO:259700at4751~EggNog:ENOG410PH5X~COG:A~BUSCO:8215at33183): protein MATSQPPLRFTSHKHLAHRLVLATLTGRAVHISQIRSSSPTNPGLAPYEISFLRLLEAVTNGSHIEISYTGTILVYKPGLITGSAPGSGASGGVIKHELPAGCTRGISYFLIPVCLLAPFSKASFNILFTGPGVITSSTPTGDMSVDSVRTAILPLFSQFGIFNNIELRVLRRSNPDRNGKGGGGEVQLIFGHQVRLPKTLHLLNPGRIKSVRGVAYSTGVSGSNNARMIEVARGVLNPLVSDIYIFSDVSSAPLVPAPEKNNPNAKRKIGIGFGLSLVAESSTGCLYSADVASPPSGGQPPEDIGKQCAYQLLESISVGGCVSMAGAPTVLSLMAMGSEDVGRLQVGRDIISHEAIVQLARDLSQFGAAGWGVRDAPEENKSGDVIVSVVGRGIGNVGRKIA, encoded by the coding sequence ATGGCGACCTCGCAACCTCCCCTTCGTTTTACCTCCCACAAACACCTTGCCCACCGCCTTGTGCTTGCCACCTTGACTGGCCGCGCCGTGCACATCTCGCAGATCCGGTCGTCGTCGCCAACAAACCCGGGGCTCGCACCTTATGAGATCTCCTTCCTGCGTCTTTTAGAAGCGGTGACCAATGGATCACATATAGAGATATCGTATACGGGAACAATACTGGTGTATAAGCCTGGCCTCATAACCGGCAGTGCTCCCGGTAGCGGTGCCAGTGGGGGTGTTATCAAACACGAGCTTCCTGCGGGGTGTACGCGAGGGATCAGCTATTTCTTGATCCCAGTTTGTCTACTCGCTCCTTTCTCGAAGGCTTCTTTCAATATCCTCTTCACCGGCCCGGGCGTTATCACCTCCTCGACCCCGACGGGCGACATGTCCGTTGATAGTGTGAGGACCGCGATCCTTCCCTTGTTTTCGCAATTCGGCATTTTCAACAATATTGAACTGCGTGTCCTGCGAAGATCTAACCCGGACCGCAATGGAAAAGGTGGCGGTGGAGAGGTTCAATTGATTTTCGGCCACCAAGTCCGTCTTCCTAAAACTCTACATTTACTGAACCCAGGTCGAATCAAGAGCGTCCGTGGTGTTGCATACTCAACGGGCGTATCGGGGTCTAATAACGCGAGAATGATTGAGGTTGCTAGAGGGGTTCTAAACCCCTTGGTATCAGATATCTATATTTTCTCCGATGTGTCATCCGCTCCATTGGTTCCTGCTCCTGAGAAGAACAATCCGAATGCGAAAAGGAAAATCGGAATCGGTTTCGGACTTTCTTTAGTTGCTGAATCCTCAACCGGATGTCTGTATTCTGCTGACGTCGCCTCTCCTCCATCCGGTGGTCAGCCTCCCGAAGATATCGGGAAGCAATGTGCCTATCAATTACTGGAGTCTATCTCCGTCGGCGGGTGCGTTTCCATGGCTGGGGCGCCTACCGTGCTGTCTCTCATGGCAATGGGCTCAGAAGACGTTGGAAGACTTCAGGTAGGTCGAGACATCATATCTCACGAAGCGATCGTGCAGCTGGCTCGAGATCTCAGCCAGTTCGGGGCTGCTGGGTGGGGAGTTAGAGATGCACCCGAAGAGAATAAATCGGGAGATGTCATTGTTAGCGTCGTCGGACGCGGTATAGGAAATGTTGGGAGGAAGATTGCGTGA